The nucleotide sequence ACGACGAGGCCATTGCCGTGGAAAACCTCAGCCACATCCTGGCCCGGGAGGGTTACGACGTGGCTGCGGCGGCCAGCGGCGAGGCGGCCGTGGGCCTGCTCGCCGATCGGGAGTTCGATCTGGTCCTGACGGACCTGCGCATGAAGGGCCTGGACGGGCTGGCCGTGCTTGGGGAGGCCAAGCGGCTGTGGCCGGACACCGAGGTGGTGGTCATGACCGGCCACGCCACGGTCTTCTCGGCCGTGGAGGCCATGCGCCTGGGGGCCTGCCACTACCTGACCAAGCCCTACGGCCTGGCCGAGGTCCGGGCCACGGTGGCCGAGGCCATGGACAAGCGCCGGCTGCGGCTGGAGGTGGCCCGGCTGTCGCGGCAAGTGGCCGAGCTTGGCCGGGGGCCGCTTATCATCGGCGAAAGCCCGGCCATCCAGGCGCTTATCGACAACATCCGCCACATCGCGCCCACCGACTCCACGGTGCTGATCCTGGGCGAGACCGGCACGGGCAAGGAGCTGGTGGCCCGGGCCATCCATGCCGCCGGCCTGCAACGGGCCAACCGGTTTTTGGCCGTCAACTGCGGGGCGTTTACCGAGGAGCTGTTGACCAGCGAACTTTTCGGCCACGAAAAGGGGGCCTTTTCCGGGGCCATGAGCCTCAAGAAGGGGCTTTTCGAGGTGGCCGGGGAGGGGACGCTGTTTCTCGACGAAATCGGTGAGATGTCGCCCAGCATGCAGGTGCGGCTTTTGCGCGTGCTCCAGGAGCGGCATTTCTTCCGGGTGGGCGGCGACAAGGAGATTCCCGTGGTCGCCCGTATCCTGGCCGCCACCAACCGCGACCTCAAGGCCGACGTGGAGCGCGGGCTGTTTCGGGCCGACCTGTACTACCGCTTAAACGTCATCACCTTGCGCGTGCCGCCGCTGTCCGCCCGCCGCCAGGACATTCCGCTTCTGGCCGGGGCGTTCGCCGCCCGCTACGCCCGGGGCATGGACAAGCCCGTGACCGGCTTTTCGGCCGAAGCCGTGCGGCGGCTCATGGCCTACGAGTATCCCGGCAACATCCGGGAACTCGAAAACATCGTCCAGCGGGCCGTCATCATGGCCCGGGGCGAGGTCATCGAGGCCGGCGACCTGCCCCAGGACTTGCACGGCGACGCCCCGGCCCTGGCCCGGCGCGAGGGGCCGGAGCTCATTGCCCTGGAGGAGCTGGAACGCCGCCATATCCGCGACATCCTGACCTACTGCGACGGCAACAAGACTCGGGCGGCCGAGATCCTCGGCATCGACCGGGTGTCGCTGTGGCGCAAGGTCAAGCGCCTGGGGCTGGCCGTGGAGTAGGGGCGCGGCCTTACGACGCGTTTTTAAGCCAATGCCAGGGGCAGGGCCGCAAAGACCGTGGCCACGTGGCGCACGAGCACTTCCGGGCTGTCCTCGCCGGCCATGGCCGCCACCTCGGGCCGGTTGGCCTCGGGCACCAGCACCTCGCGCATGCCGGCCCGGGCGGCGGCCAGGATCTTCTCCCGGATGCCGCCCACGGGCAGCACGTTGCCCGTCAGCGTGATCTCGCCGGTCATGGCCACGTCCGGGCGCAGGGGCCGGCCGGAAAACAGCGAAGCCAGGGCCACGGCCACGGTGAGCCCGGCCGAGCTGCCTTCCTTGGGGATGGAGCCGGCCGGAATGTGGACGTGGACGTCCTGGGTGGCGAAAAGCCCGGGATCGACGCCAAGCTCCCCGGCCCGGGAGCGCACGAGACTGAGCGCCGTGCGGGCCGATTCGCGCAGCACCTCGCCCAGCGACCCCGTCAGCAGAAGTTCCCCGGTTCCTTCCATGCGGATGGCTTCCACCGAAATGATCTCTCCGCCGTAGTCGGCATAGACCAGCCCCGTGGCCACGCCCAGGCGCGGCGCGGCCCCGGCCGTTTCGCCCCGGTAGGGCGGCGGGCCAAGCAGTGCCGCGGCCAGGGCGGCGTCCACCTCGGCCGGAGCCGCGCCCTCGCCCTGCTCCAGGCGAAGTCGGGCCAGCTTGCGGCAGATGCGGCCAAGCTCCCGGTCGAGGTTGCGCACCCCGGCTTCCCGGGTGTGGCCGGTGACCACCTGGCGCAAGGCCTCCTCGGTGACTGTGGGAAAGGGATGGGTCAGCCCATGCTCGCGCAACTGGCGCGGGAGCAAGTGCTCGCCGGCGATGCGCACCTTCTCCCGGGTGGTGTAGCCCCTAAAGGGAACCACTTCCAGACGGTCGCGCAGGGGCCCGGACAGCTCGGCCAGGTCGTTGGCCGTGGCGATGAAAAGGGTGCGCGACAGGTCGAAGGGCGCTTCCAGATAGTTGTCCACGAACTGGCTGTTTTGCTCCGGGTCAAGCATCTCCAGGAACACCGCCGCCGGATCGCCCCGGAAGTCCTTGCCGATCTTGTCGATCTCATCGAGCATGAAGACCGGGTTGGCCACGCCCAGCCGGGCATAGGACTGGAGCACTCGGCCGGGCAGCGCGCCGACATAGGTGCGGCGATGGCCGCGCAACTCGGCCTCGTCGCGAAGGCCGGCCAGGGAAATGCGGTGGAAACGCCGCCCCAGCGCCTCGGCGATGGCCTGCCCCACCGAGGTCTTGCCCGTGCCCGGCGGGCCGGAAAAACATAAGACCGGGCTTCGAAACGAGGCCGGCGCGGTCTTTTCCTTGGCCAGCGCGGCCACAGTGGCCCGCAGCTCGTCGAGATTGACCGGCTTGGCCAGGTAGTAGACCGCGCCTTGCCGCATGGCTTCCACGGCCGTGTCCACGGTGGCGAATCCCGTCACCAGCATCACCCGGGTGGCCGGGGACAGCCGCCGGGCTTCGGCCAAAAGCTGCAGGCCGTCCATCTTGTCCATCTTGAGGTCGGTGACGATGAGGTCGAACTCGCTTCGCCGCACCTCGGCCAGGGCTTCCAGGCCGTTGGCCGCCCCCCGCACCTTGTAGCCTTCCTTGCGCAGCACGTGCTCCAGATTGGCCCGGGCGATGTCCTCGTCGTCCACCACCAGCACATGGAAATCCGGGGCTGCCCGCAGCGCCCGGGAGGCCAGGTATTCGAGCACCCGGTCCTTGATCTGGCCCAGGCCGTGGTGGCGGGCGTCAAGGACGGCCTCGGCCTGGGCCAGGTCCAGGCGGTCCGGGGTGACGGCGGCCCAGGGCAGGCCGAGCAGGAAATCCAGATAGGCCAGGCCCACGCCGTACTCGGCCGCCGAGGGATCGGTCTTTTCCAGCCGTTCCAGCTCGCGGTTGGCCGCTTCCCGGGCGTGGTGGGGCAGTTCCTGGCTGTCGATGCGCGCGCGCAACTGGCCGATGTCGCTAACGGGCGGCGGCGGCAGCGCGCCCTCGGTGCGTTTCTGGAAAAACAGCATGGCTTCTCCGTGGTTTCCCTCATGATTGAGCTTTTTTAAGCCCCCTCGCAACACCGGATTCAGCCGCCGAGGCAATCCGCAACGCCTGTTGCAATAAGCAACGCCGACTGGCTGGGGCTGAGCCGGCATGGTGTTGCGTTTCGCAACGAAAAAAGTTTTAGCCTGTTAAAAAATGCAATCATTACAGCGTTTGTCTTGTTGGTACGGAACTTGGACAAAGAGCAGGAAACGACAGGAGGACACGGACATGGCCAGCATCAGGGAACATGTGGAGACCGTTTTCGCCGCCCTGCCCTTTGCCGAACGCCATCTGACCAGGGAGGCCCGGGAAGTCCTTGCCGAAGGAGGCCAGGCGGCCGACGCGTCGGCTGTGGCGGCCAAGCGGATCGACAACCGTCCCCGGGTGCGGGTCTAGCCCGACATGGTCAAGCGCGAAAAGGCCGCCGCGTTGCCCGGGACGCGCCTGGGGCGTCCGTCACGGCTACGGCGCTTCCTGGAAGACACGGCCCAGGACGTGGGGCTGGCCGAGCATGGCCTGTCGCTGACGGGCGAGGTGTCCGGCCCGCTTGGTCAATTGGCGTTGTCGGAGGCGGGCAGCCGGTTCGAGCCCATGCCCCAGGGGGCCGGGGCCGCCGAGGGCAAGAAGATCGTAGCCGTGTCCACGGCCCCGGAATTCCCCCTGGGGCTCGTTCGGCGGGCTCTGGGCGTGGCCGGCCGGCTCGGCACGGACATCGTGGGGTTGACCGTGGCCGCGCCGGCCGAGGGTGGCGCTTCGGGCCGGGGCCGGGAGGCGTTTTTGCGCCGGGCCAAGGTCTCGGCCAGGGAGTTCGCCCGGGAGGCCGAGCGGCTGGGGCTGGGATTTCGGCATGTGGTGTGTTTCGGCCGTCCGGCCGAGGTGGTGGAGCAGGAATGCGGCCGGCTGCGCCGGGTGGAATTCGTGCTGGCGGCCCGCGAACAGCGAGCCAGGGACGGATTCGCGGTGAGCATGCCGCTGTTTGAAGTGACTGGTTAGGGGACGTCGTCCCTGTAACGGATGAACGAACGGGTAAAGGAGAGGCATTGATGCAAGCGAAGGCGAAAAAGCCCCTGGCCAAGCTCTTGGCGTACGGCATCGGCAGCGTGGCTCTGTATGCGGCCGTGTACCAGTTCCAGGATATCCTTCTGACCACGTCTGCCCGGGGCGGCGTGTTCACGGCCCTGCCCATCGCCACGGTCTTCCTGTTCTCCTGGGTCCACGGCACCTTCGCCGGGACGCTGTGGGAAGTGCTCGGCGTGAGCGCCGTGACCAAGGCTCCGGCCCAGACCGCGACCCGCGCCCCGGCCCGCCAGGACAACCGCCCCCGGGCCACGGTCAGCGTCTAGTCCGGCCTGTTCGGCCCGAAACCAACGACCACACGATTTCAAGGAGCGCGTTTCATGGATATGCTTAACGACGCCGCCCGGTTCATCCAGCTCGATCCGGCCGGAATCTGTTTCCTCTTCATTGTCGGCTTCATCGGCGGCCTGGTCAGCGGATTTATCGGTTCGGGCGGGGCCTTTGTGCTCACCCCGGGTATGATGAGCCTGGGCGTGCCCGGCACCGTGGCCGTGGCCTCCAACATGTGCCACAAGTTTCCCAAGGCCCTGGTCGGGTCCATCAAACGCTACAAGTACGGCCAGGTGGACATCAAGCTCGGGCTGTACCTGGCCGCGTTCGCCGGCATCGGCGTGCAGATCGGCATCAAGATCCAAAATTACGTCCTGAACCTGTGGGGGCCGGCCGGTTCGGACCTCTACGTGAGCGTATCGTTTGTGGCCGTGCTGGTGGTGGTCGGCGGCATCGTCATGCGCGACGCCCTGGCTTCGGCCAAGTCCTGCGGCGCGGAGCAGACCTGCTTCCTGGCCCTGCGGCTCCAGAAGATCGAGCTGTGGCCCATGATGACCTTCAAGAAGGCCAACCTGCGTATTTCCCTGTGGTTTCTGCTGCCCGTGGGCCTGGCCACCGGCCTGCTCGCCGCCACCATCGCCGTGGGCGGCTTTGTCGGCGTGCCGGGCATGATCTACATCCTGGGCGCGTCGAGCCTGGTGGCTTCGGCCACGGAACTGGTCATCGCCTTTGTCATGGGACTGGCCGGCTCGGTCAACTGGGCCATGCAGGGCATGGTGGACATCCGCCTCACACTCATCATCCTGGCCGGTTCGCTTCTGGGCGTGCAGCTCGGGGCCATCGGCACCACCTTTGTCAAGGAACACATGATCAAGATCGTCATGGGCACGATCATGCTCATCGTGGCCTTGTCGCGCGGGTTTGCCATGCCCAAGTACCTGGCCAAGCTCGGACTCATGGACGTGAGCGAGCCGACCATCGCCCTGCTGGACAAGGTGAGCTTCGGTTTCATGGTGGTCTCGCTGGTGGTCGGCGCGGTCATCATCCTGGGCAGCATGGTCCGGGCCAAGCGGCCGGACGCCGTGGCCGCGTCCCAGGCCTAGGGCCAAGCGACGAAGAAGGTTCGCAAGTGTTGGCGGGCGGGGCGCTTGGGCGTCCCGCCCGTTTGTCTTTTGGGGGGGCCGGGTCGGGATCAGGCCGCGTCCTCGCCGTAGAGCCGGCAGGCGTCCCGGCCGCCGGCCTTGGCCCGGTAGAGGGCTTCGTCGGAGCGGCGGACAAGTTCCTCGATCTCCCGGCCATGGGCCGGGGACAGGGCCACGCCGATGCTGGCGGAAACGTGTGCCTCCTGGCCGGCAAGTGTAAACGGTTCCCGGAAGGCGGCCAGGATCTTGGCCGCCACGGCCAGGGCGTCGCCAGGGCCGCCGACGTCGCCGATGAGCAGCACGAACTCATCGCCCCCAAAGCGCGACACCGTGTCCGAGGCGCGCAAGCACCCGGCCAGACGCCGGGCCGCTTCCCGAAGGAGCGTGTCCCCGGCCGGATGGCCCAGGCTGTCGTTGACGCCCTTGAAGCCGTCGAGGTCCACGGACATGACGGCGAGCTGGACGTCCTGGCGTCTGGCTCCAGCCAGGGCCACGGCCAGACGGTCGTAGAAAAGCGGCCGGTTGGGCAGGCCGGTCAGGGCGTCGTGGGTGGCCAGGATCTCCAGCTTGTCCTTGAGCGCCCCCACGTCGGCCAAAAGCCGCCGGTTGACGGCCAGGACCAGGCAGATGGCCAGGCAGGCGTTGAGGGTCGTATACAGGGTGATGGCCAGGGCGTCGGCCATGCCGGAATTGAAAAAGTCCTGGGTGGCCGACGGCTTGGTCACAATGAGGACTATGCGCGCCAGGCTGGTGGCCACAAAGCCGACCAGGACGTAGCCGGTGAGGTTGGTGACGGCCCGAAAACGCGGCGCGATCTCTCGCAACAGCAGCCAGGCGGCCTGTCCGGTGATCAGGATGATGGAGGCCGAGACGATGATCTGGCGGGCCTGCATGTCCGGGCCGACGTAGAGATAGTAGGCCATGGCCAGGGAGAATACGGCCAACAGGGCGATGTTGCGGCCCTGGCGCCAGGGGGCTTCGGTGAAACGCGCAAGGCCCGCCAGCAGCAGCACGGCCCCGGACTGCATCATGAGGTTGGCGAGAAGCACGCAGAACACGTCCGGCAGCCGGCCCCGCATGAGGATCAGGGCCAGTCCTGCGGTTTGCAGGAGCATGTTGGCCAGCCAGAAGCCGATGCCCGGATACTGCCGCCGGTTTTCGCGCCAGATGACGGCCATGGCCCAGGCGCTGACGGCGTTGACGATGAGGTTCATGACGAGGAGCGTCATGATGTCCAGTTTCATGAGTATTTCCGTATGATTTTCGCCGATTGCGGCTGTCCCCGCCGGCAGCGCCGCCCGACGGCTATTTGTCCGGACCGCCTCAACGGGGAGGAACTGTTGCGCGCTTGTGTCGAGCCCACGAAAAGCACAGAGAATATTTCGCAGTCAAGGATCTAAAACTATTAATTTTATGCAAAGTGCGCGCGTATTGATCAAGGGACGTGATACGAGTCCCGGGAAAAGAGCACCGTATTTGGGGTGCGCCACAACTGTGCCTGTTTCCCCTTGAGTTCGATAAACAGTTCTCCCTGTATCTCCGGCAGCGGATATTGGGCACCAACAGGCGACCAACTCCCGGGAATGCCCGGAATCGTCATAATGGTGTTCTGCGCGCCGTCCGGGCCGACCTGGAAGGCTCGAATCGAACTGTTGCCGCCAACCCGTGGGTAAAACACAAGATTCTGGCCAACTGACCGGAGATTGACCCGTAACAGGACAGGGCGGTCGTCCGAGGCGGGCGAAAGGATTTCCCAACCCGCCTTCTCGGAATGCGATGTCGAGGCCGACGGATCCGTGACGGAAAATGCTTGTTCGGGTCCAGACCGTGAAAAATCTTCGGCGATATAGGAGGATTGCAGCATTTTGTTGTGCCAGTCCATGATGCCTGTGCTGCATGGTCCCTGGGTTTGGGGGTCGCACAGGGCGACAAAGACGCTTTTGACCAACAACGTCTCAAGGTTGCCTTCGACTTTTTGGGCAGTGATCTGCCGGCAGGCCATTTCCACTTTCAGATGGAGCGTGCGGAATTCCCCAGGCGGCTGGATCGTGTCGTAGGAGAACCGGCGCGTGTCGGGGCCTTTGGTCAGGAGTTTTCGAACCGGCGGCCCGGCGTCGAAAGCATATTCCAGGCTGATCTGATTGTCCTTGCCCGTGTTTTCGAATTGGACGCCGACGGCGATGAAATCAATGGGCGCGCGGGTGGTGTTTTCCAGACAATACGCAACCACGCCTGGGGAGTCATAGCGCGCGGCACGCAAGAAACGGGAGCCGTCCGTCTTCAGGCCAACG is from Solidesulfovibrio magneticus RS-1 and encodes:
- a CDS encoding sigma-54-dependent transcriptional regulator produces the protein MKGASVLVVDDEAIAVENLSHILAREGYDVAAAASGEAAVGLLADREFDLVLTDLRMKGLDGLAVLGEAKRLWPDTEVVVMTGHATVFSAVEAMRLGACHYLTKPYGLAEVRATVAEAMDKRRLRLEVARLSRQVAELGRGPLIIGESPAIQALIDNIRHIAPTDSTVLILGETGTGKELVARAIHAAGLQRANRFLAVNCGAFTEELLTSELFGHEKGAFSGAMSLKKGLFEVAGEGTLFLDEIGEMSPSMQVRLLRVLQERHFFRVGGDKEIPVVARILAATNRDLKADVERGLFRADLYYRLNVITLRVPPLSARRQDIPLLAGAFAARYARGMDKPVTGFSAEAVRRLMAYEYPGNIRELENIVQRAVIMARGEVIEAGDLPQDLHGDAPALARREGPELIALEELERRHIRDILTYCDGNKTRAAEILGIDRVSLWRKVKRLGLAVE
- a CDS encoding S16 family serine protease → MLFFQKRTEGALPPPPVSDIGQLRARIDSQELPHHAREAANRELERLEKTDPSAAEYGVGLAYLDFLLGLPWAAVTPDRLDLAQAEAVLDARHHGLGQIKDRVLEYLASRALRAAPDFHVLVVDDEDIARANLEHVLRKEGYKVRGAANGLEALAEVRRSEFDLIVTDLKMDKMDGLQLLAEARRLSPATRVMLVTGFATVDTAVEAMRQGAVYYLAKPVNLDELRATVAALAKEKTAPASFRSPVLCFSGPPGTGKTSVGQAIAEALGRRFHRISLAGLRDEAELRGHRRTYVGALPGRVLQSYARLGVANPVFMLDEIDKIGKDFRGDPAAVFLEMLDPEQNSQFVDNYLEAPFDLSRTLFIATANDLAELSGPLRDRLEVVPFRGYTTREKVRIAGEHLLPRQLREHGLTHPFPTVTEEALRQVVTGHTREAGVRNLDRELGRICRKLARLRLEQGEGAAPAEVDAALAAALLGPPPYRGETAGAAPRLGVATGLVYADYGGEIISVEAIRMEGTGELLLTGSLGEVLRESARTALSLVRSRAGELGVDPGLFATQDVHVHIPAGSIPKEGSSAGLTVAVALASLFSGRPLRPDVAMTGEITLTGNVLPVGGIREKILAAARAGMREVLVPEANRPEVAAMAGEDSPEVLVRHVATVFAALPLALA
- a CDS encoding sulfite exporter TauE/SafE family protein; protein product: MDMLNDAARFIQLDPAGICFLFIVGFIGGLVSGFIGSGGAFVLTPGMMSLGVPGTVAVASNMCHKFPKALVGSIKRYKYGQVDIKLGLYLAAFAGIGVQIGIKIQNYVLNLWGPAGSDLYVSVSFVAVLVVVGGIVMRDALASAKSCGAEQTCFLALRLQKIELWPMMTFKKANLRISLWFLLPVGLATGLLAATIAVGGFVGVPGMIYILGASSLVASATELVIAFVMGLAGSVNWAMQGMVDIRLTLIILAGSLLGVQLGAIGTTFVKEHMIKIVMGTIMLIVALSRGFAMPKYLAKLGLMDVSEPTIALLDKVSFGFMVVSLVVGAVIILGSMVRAKRPDAVAASQA
- a CDS encoding GGDEF domain-containing protein; translation: MKLDIMTLLVMNLIVNAVSAWAMAVIWRENRRQYPGIGFWLANMLLQTAGLALILMRGRLPDVFCVLLANLMMQSGAVLLLAGLARFTEAPWRQGRNIALLAVFSLAMAYYLYVGPDMQARQIIVSASIILITGQAAWLLLREIAPRFRAVTNLTGYVLVGFVATSLARIVLIVTKPSATQDFFNSGMADALAITLYTTLNACLAICLVLAVNRRLLADVGALKDKLEILATHDALTGLPNRPLFYDRLAVALAGARRQDVQLAVMSVDLDGFKGVNDSLGHPAGDTLLREAARRLAGCLRASDTVSRFGGDEFVLLIGDVGGPGDALAVAAKILAAFREPFTLAGQEAHVSASIGVALSPAHGREIEELVRRSDEALYRAKAGGRDACRLYGEDAA